Proteins from a genomic interval of Phocoena phocoena chromosome 20, mPhoPho1.1, whole genome shotgun sequence:
- the FUZ gene encoding protein fuzzy homolog isoform X2, translating into MGEEGTEGTVHLLCLAASSGVPLFCRSSRGGAPARQQLPFSVIGSLNGVHMFGQNLEVQLNSAKTEDTTVVLLVGLEELTNIRNVERLKKELRASYRLIDSFLGDSELIGDLTQCVDCVVPPEGSLLQEALSGFAEAAGTAFVSLVVSGRVVAATESWWRLGMPEAVLLPWLVGSLPPQAARDYPVYLPHGSPTVPHRLLTLTLLPGLELCLLCGPRPPLSQLDAQLLERWWQPLLDPLRACLPLGSRALPAGFPLHTDILGLLLLHLELKRCLFTVEPSGDQEPSSEQRRRLFRSFYTLVTATHFPPEAGQPEEKAEEVVHRAQVPRACYLVSGAEEPGTGWRLVALQLGPRRLLLLLSAQSPTHGLRGLATHTLHALTPLL; encoded by the exons atgggggaggaggggaccgAAGGCACCGTACATCTGCTATGCCTCGCGGCATCCAGCGGGGTCCCTCTGTTTTGCAGGAGCAGCCGCGGCGGCGCCCCCGCCCGCCAACAG CTCCCATTCTCTGTCATCGGCTCCCTCAACGGAGTCCATATGTTTGGGCAGAATCTCGAGGTGCAGCTGAACTCTGCGAAGACGGAGGACACAACCGTC gttcttcttgTGGGACTTGAAGAGCTGACCAATATCCGCAATGTAGAGAGACTGAAGAAGGAGCTGAGG GCCAGTTACCGCCTCATCGACAGCTTCCTTGGGGACTCAGAGCTCATCGGGGACCTGACCCAGTGTGTGGACTGTGTGGTTCCTCCAGAGGGGTCCCTGCTGCAG GAAGCCCTTTCTGGGTTCGCCGAGGCTGCGGGCACGGCCTTCGTCAGCCTGGTCGTGTCGGGCCGGGTGGTGGCAGCGACAGAGAGCTGGTGGCGGCTGGGGATGCCGGAAGCCGTGCTGCTCCCCTGGCTGGTGGGATCCCTGCCGCCGCAGGCCGCTCGCGACTACCCGGTGTATCTGCCTCACGGGAGTCCCACG GTGCCGCACCGGCTTCTGACCCTGACGCTCCTGCCGGGCTTGGAGCTGTGTCTGCTCTGCGGGCCGCGCCCTCCCCTCAGCCAGCTGGATGCACAG CTTCTGGAGCGCTGGTGGCAGCCACTGCTGGACCCGCTGCGGGCCTGCCTGCCGCTGGGATCCCGAGCGCTGCCCGCGGGCTTCCCCCTGCACACGGACATCCTCGG GCTGCTGCTCCTCCACCTGGAACTGAAACGTTGCCTCTTCACGGTGGAGCCCTCGGGGGATCAAG AACCGTCTTCTGAGCAGCGTCGGCGCCTCTTCCGCTCCTTCTACACCCTGGTCACCGCCACGCACTTTCCACCAG AGGCGGGGCAGCCAGAGGAGAAGGCGGAGGAGGTGGTCCATCGGGCGCAGGTGCCGAGAGCCTGCTACCTGGTGTCGGGGGCTGAGGAGCCAGGCACAGGATGGCGACTGGTGGCCCTGCAGCTGGGGCCACGGcggttgctgctgctgctgtctgcTCAGAGCCCCACGCATGGGCTGCGGGGCCTAGCTACCCACACTCTGCATGCCCTCACCCCACTCCTCTGA
- the FUZ gene encoding protein fuzzy homolog isoform X1, whose protein sequence is MGEEGTEGTVHLLCLAASSGVPLFCRSSRGGAPARQQLPFSVIGSLNGVHMFGQNLEVQLNSAKTEDTTVVWKSFHDSITLIVLSSEEGTSELRLERLLQMVFGAMVLLVGLEELTNIRNVERLKKELRASYRLIDSFLGDSELIGDLTQCVDCVVPPEGSLLQEALSGFAEAAGTAFVSLVVSGRVVAATESWWRLGMPEAVLLPWLVGSLPPQAARDYPVYLPHGSPTVPHRLLTLTLLPGLELCLLCGPRPPLSQLDAQLLERWWQPLLDPLRACLPLGSRALPAGFPLHTDILGLLLLHLELKRCLFTVEPSGDQEPSSEQRRRLFRSFYTLVTATHFPPEAGQPEEKAEEVVHRAQVPRACYLVSGAEEPGTGWRLVALQLGPRRLLLLLSAQSPTHGLRGLATHTLHALTPLL, encoded by the exons atgggggaggaggggaccgAAGGCACCGTACATCTGCTATGCCTCGCGGCATCCAGCGGGGTCCCTCTGTTTTGCAGGAGCAGCCGCGGCGGCGCCCCCGCCCGCCAACAG CTCCCATTCTCTGTCATCGGCTCCCTCAACGGAGTCCATATGTTTGGGCAGAATCTCGAGGTGCAGCTGAACTCTGCGAAGACGGAGGACACAACCGTCGTGTGGAAGAGCTTCCATGACAG CATCACCCTCATTGTTCTGTCGTCTGAGGAGGGCACCTCggagctgaggctggagagacTACTCCAGATGGTGTTTGGGGCTATG gttcttcttgTGGGACTTGAAGAGCTGACCAATATCCGCAATGTAGAGAGACTGAAGAAGGAGCTGAGG GCCAGTTACCGCCTCATCGACAGCTTCCTTGGGGACTCAGAGCTCATCGGGGACCTGACCCAGTGTGTGGACTGTGTGGTTCCTCCAGAGGGGTCCCTGCTGCAG GAAGCCCTTTCTGGGTTCGCCGAGGCTGCGGGCACGGCCTTCGTCAGCCTGGTCGTGTCGGGCCGGGTGGTGGCAGCGACAGAGAGCTGGTGGCGGCTGGGGATGCCGGAAGCCGTGCTGCTCCCCTGGCTGGTGGGATCCCTGCCGCCGCAGGCCGCTCGCGACTACCCGGTGTATCTGCCTCACGGGAGTCCCACG GTGCCGCACCGGCTTCTGACCCTGACGCTCCTGCCGGGCTTGGAGCTGTGTCTGCTCTGCGGGCCGCGCCCTCCCCTCAGCCAGCTGGATGCACAG CTTCTGGAGCGCTGGTGGCAGCCACTGCTGGACCCGCTGCGGGCCTGCCTGCCGCTGGGATCCCGAGCGCTGCCCGCGGGCTTCCCCCTGCACACGGACATCCTCGG GCTGCTGCTCCTCCACCTGGAACTGAAACGTTGCCTCTTCACGGTGGAGCCCTCGGGGGATCAAG AACCGTCTTCTGAGCAGCGTCGGCGCCTCTTCCGCTCCTTCTACACCCTGGTCACCGCCACGCACTTTCCACCAG AGGCGGGGCAGCCAGAGGAGAAGGCGGAGGAGGTGGTCCATCGGGCGCAGGTGCCGAGAGCCTGCTACCTGGTGTCGGGGGCTGAGGAGCCAGGCACAGGATGGCGACTGGTGGCCCTGCAGCTGGGGCCACGGcggttgctgctgctgctgtctgcTCAGAGCCCCACGCATGGGCTGCGGGGCCTAGCTACCCACACTCTGCATGCCCTCACCCCACTCCTCTGA